Part of the Xylocopa sonorina isolate GNS202 unplaced genomic scaffold, iyXylSono1_principal scaffold0014, whole genome shotgun sequence genome, CAACTAAAGATAGATTAACCTATGTATGTACACTAATTTGACATAGAAACGTTGATCGGACAATGTATCGTGAACTTGACAAccgtttatatatatatattcggcCCTTAAAAAAGTTTCGAATGAAATTTGTACTTAATAACGATAATACCACTTTTCCACAAATAAATCATGCGTATACGTACGCACGTGTTACTAATGTTTGTGAACTTTTATTTAGATTATTTGATTTGATGTTTTATGAATGAAATTAATATAATCTTGATTATTTTATTACGAATATTATATTGCCTCGTTCGTTTCTACGAATTTACCACGACTTGTCGATCAATGTTATGCAATCTCAGTATTAAACGCTGATAAAGCTAATGCATTTTACCTGCTGAactgttttatattttttatttttctacaTTTAAAACCTATATGTGCAAATATTTAAGCACCCATAGTTTGTCAATGAGGATGACGGGTTTGAAAAAATTGTAGGTTCTACACAAGGAAGACGTTAGCATCCAGCCAGACGGAATTAAAATTTTCTAGTTCGTGCGTTGCAAAAGATATTATACCGGTTACAATGACAGCCGAGGAGAAAGATTTAGATCTTGAAATAGCACATCCAGAACATCATACGTTAACATGGTTACACAAAAGTGCTCCTTGCTTTGCTACAAACGGATCTAAggtagacgtggaaaacattCGAATCaaaagtaatatatatatacagacgACAAACCAACAAAATTTGTTATGTTCAGATTAAAATAATTTATGAACCGAGCACATTCTATTCTACGCTTGTAGAAAAATGTAAAAACGCAAAGAAAAGGATAACATTTGCGTCGTTATATTTAGGCACAGGAAAATTAGAATCTAATTTAGTAAGTGAAATGTAAGATTTAAGCAGTTAAAGATTtgatattataattaataatattttcattGTACACAGGTAAATGCTATAGACCAGGCTTTAACCGCCAGTAACGGTAGCGTCGAAGTTAAAATTTTATTAGATTTTATGAGAGGCTCCAGAGGTAAATTGAATTCTCGTAAAATGTTGGAACCATTACTTAACGGAAAGTACAGTCACTGTTGCCAAATTTTCTTATATCATACACCTAAACTTCGTGGACTCTTAAAAATGATTATACCAGATCGCTTCAATGAATTGGTAGGACTTCAGCATATGAAATTGTACATGGTAGATAACGATATAATTATTAGCGGGTAACTATCTATATTTGAGTTCGGAAGCTGAAAAACTTCAAAATTTTATACAGCTAACTCTCGTACAACGTGATTTCACTTGAATCACTTGAATCAATTCacttgaaaaaatatatttttgtttGTCGCGTGGCTGTTACGTCTATATATAGTCTAGAAAAATTCTATAAATTTcttatacatatttatattatGCCACATATAACGACTTACATAATGTAACATTTTTACGAAATGGAATGTTTGCGTCGTACGAGAGTTACGTGCATCTTGTAAATTTCTCAAATTTAATATTAGATCAGTGCACAATTTTACTAGATGAACTAGATGATTAACTTCTATAGCGTTATCAATCTGGATTCTGGATggcttatttcaattttatataaaattatttctTGAAAATGATCGTAAAATCTCTATCTTATTTTCTAGAGCTAATCTTAGTAATGATTATTTTACGAACCGACAAGATCGTTACTTTATAATCGAGGATTGTAAAGAGCTTTGTGATTTTTATGATAAATTAGTTGAAAAAGTGGGAGAATTTAGTTTTGTGCTTCGACCAGATGGAACTACAGTACTGCATTCTTCTATGAAAGTCCATCCATTTAAAGAGCCAACAAAATTCATCGAAGCAGCTGCGCGCAGCGTGAAAACTTTGTTTCAGAGGGAAATAGAAGAGCGTTCTGACCTTAAAAAAATAGGTATACATATTTTTATGAAAAATGAAGATAAACTGAAATCAAAGTGAATTGTTTATTTTTGTAGAACGAAATTCGGACATAGATACATGGATATATCCTTTGATACAAATGGGCCAACTAAACATTCATCATGATAGTCTGGTAACGTTGAAACTTTTGCGAACAGCTCCACCAGGTGCAACGCTAAAACTAGCCACTGGTTATTTTAATTTAACTTCGGAGTACAGCGAAGCAGTACTTAGACACTGCCGAGGAACCTGTCATCTTTTAACAGCGCATCCAACTGCGAACGGTTTCTTTTGTAAGTTTGTACTTTAAAAGGGAATGAAGATTATTTTGTGGCCGTAACGTACAAACGTGTGTTGTAACGTAAAATTATATTTAGCTGCAAAAGGCGTTGCCGGGGGTATTCCAGCAGCCTATACAAAAATAGAAGAATCATTTTTTAAATACTGTGACAATTTAGGACAGCAGAATAGGGTAACTTTATGGGAATTTATTAGACCAGGGTGGACGTATCACGCGAAAGGACTTTGGTATTCTTTACCGGATCAAGAAAAACCTTGTCTTACACTTATTGGATCTCCTAATTTTGGTAAAACTTGAACGTAACGTAACGTTAAAACGGTAAACAAATGGTGAACGAAACAAAAAAATTCATTACAGGTTACAGATCGGTGAAAAAAGATTTAGAAACCCAAATTGCTATTATGACTAGAAACATACAGTTACAAAATGAACTGCAAAAAGAATACGAACGGCTATTTTCGTGCGCGAAACGTGTAACGAAAAAAACATTTTCCGAACAGGATAGAATCCCTCCTGCTTGGGTATGTGCTATCGTTGTTTTATTTCGATACTATTTTTAATGTTATAATGCCTATTGAATATCTATCGTACATAATTGAAGtaataatttataaataaataaaattcattCGTGCTAATTCGTGCTTCTAACGGAAATCATTGTATGAAGTAAAAGTgacaagaaaaattgaacgaTTAACTTATAATCTCTTGATTTATCATTTATCTTAGTGAAATCTGAATAAAAAGATCCTTTTCCATTAATAAATTTTCCATTAATAATTTATTGCATAAATGAAAGCTATGTGGGTTTAATGAATAAAAAAGTATACGTTGTATGTGTTTATACTGACAATAATTATTTGTTGATTGACATACTATTCTGTATGGGACGTGGTAAAACTTTACGGTATTATGTTTGTGGCGTTTCATACGTAACGTCGGGAAGGTGGAAGAAGCAATTCCAATTAGAGTGCAGAAATAGTACAAAAGAAATTGTTCATAACCACTCGGAGTAGTCATTTCAAGTTCACTATTAGGAGCCACAATTAACGTGACTCTGGAAGATAATTACTTCGATGACACCTTTCACAAATGATTGAATCGGTTTTGCACTAGAGATTTCCAAAAATGGCAGAAAGTACAGTAATAACTTCCTCCACAAAGTTTTATTTCTCGTCGATGACAAATGTTTCttctttgacgaaaaattctatTACTTCCTCTTCTACGTTCTTTGAATCAGAATCTAATTCGTCGGTATCGATACCTAAGGAATGATTTTCAATTGTATAATAGCGTTGAATAGTCGATTTTTAAATATCGGGAAAGGAAGATACTCATTATTAGAATACAAACCATTGCGTAATTCTAATCGCCGCTTCTTCTGATTATTCCATTCTTGTATACGTTTCGAACGATACTCTTCGAACGCTTTCATCGCTGCGCAGCGTTTCTCAATTAATTCCTACAAAATAATGGTATATTAATAGCTGCATAATTTATATAATGCGTAACGATTTAACTCGAAGCGTATGTATACCTTCGAAGCACGTGTTAATCGCATACGGTCTTTGCTTTCGAATTGTGCagaatatttctttaaattTTTCTTAATTTCTTTGATTTGTTCTGCCGTGAGTAACGTCGGTGGCCTAGGTCGCCATAATAACTGATTAAATTGATTAAGATTGACTCTCTTTAAAATACGTCCTTGGAACGTCCATATCCAATATCCGTTATCCACGCTAGTTTTCCAACTAGAAACAGCTGTTACCACGTACCTATGATCAAATAAAGTATTTATAAACAATATCCGTGATGCGAAACATTTTGTGGATAGACGCAGAGAAAGAAATTTTTACCGTCCGGTAGGATCCCATTCTACATCGGATGTTTGATAATGGTCAGTCGAGTTCATGATGGTAAAATCATTAGTATCGATAAATTCTAAAGCTCCTGCCATGGTCGTCAACCCAGCGAGGACAATGAATTGTCCCGATGGCGACCAAAATAGATGATTGCAAGCCTTTTTTTCTAACTTCTCTGTTAGGTAAGATAAATATTTAGCACACGCGATGTTAAAATGGTATTAATACGATTGGCACGATTCGTACGTATACGTTACGACTTACTCAGAAGAGCTGGTTGATGACCATATCGTACTTCGTAAAAACTAACGTTAACACTTGGAATTTCTCCATGAATAATGGCAAACTTGCTTCCAACGGGTTCCCATGCGAATGCGTGGATTGGTTCCTTTATCTCAACGCTATCGACTGGAATTTGTTTCTCTCTCATATGAAAGATTTCAAAGTTGTACGACATACCCTGTAAACAAACATATGTATCCGATCATAGATACGAAAGGAACACATCTCAGTACGGTCGCTATTTCGTTTAAGTACCGTGTATTTCTGTTCTGTCTTCTCTTTACGCTTGGCAAAACGATCGACTTTCACACAGAGATAATCCCCCGATTTCTGCCAGTAAATTTTACAATCAGCGACGTTAAACAAATTCTTGTTACGAGTTTCATTTCGGCTGAAATCAATACGTTATAATCAGTAACGCGAGTGATTTATGAAACAACAACAATATACGTATAACATAGTGTAAGTGAATTACTTTGGAATTTCAAGAAGTGTAACCCTAGCTGGTACATCTTTATCCTCTGGCACCCAATAAGCGAGAATATTATCCGTAGGGGACCAACTAAAGTCTCTGATACCCGGAATTTTGATACTTTTCTTATCCAATAATCCAAATGACTGTAACATTGATTTCTGACGTTAGTAGATGATTACAATTTCATTTATAATATTAGAAAGAAACGTACAGGTGTTTCGTAAACGCTCAAAACATCCTCTCCCATGCGAGCAAGATATTTATCGTCATGTGACCAGCGGAAAATGGGCCAAACCGAAGAACCATCTGCATAAAATTCACGTTTTTCTTGACCAGTAAGAATGTCCCAAATTACAAGACGTTTTTGATCGGAACCAAGATCAGCTCGTGGAGTATACGTTACTAAATAACGTTCCTCCGGTGAGAAATCGATACATTCGACTCCCTTCTGGCTAAATCTAGCTTGCTGCACGAATTGTGGTCCACCCCATAATGCAACACCCAATTTGTGGAATGTCGCCAAATACGTACCTAATGGAGACCATTTAACGTACGTCTCCGTCCAGCGCTGTTGAAAATAACGAAATTTTacattaaataaataataaccaCAATTTATATAATAAATGACAACGTACGGCACGTTCTTCGAGTAATGTTGGTTCAGGAGCAGAGTTTTGCCAAACTTGCACAGTGACGGAGGGACCGTTACCGGAAAGTACACAAAATTGATCGTAAGCATCCGGTTCTAAAAGATAATAGTGCAAATCGGTTGCAGCTTTAAACTCTTGCGGTTTCGGAGGTTCCCAATCATCTGGAATCTCTTCAAACTTCTTAAAGTCGGTGAATAAATTTACTTTGAAAGTATGTTGCTTGTCAATTTTGTAATTATTTACAGATTTAGCAGTTGCTAAGGCATTAAGGGGATTATTGTACTCTAGAAATATGTacctgaaatgaaatgcaaattCTACATGATATCTAAAATAAAAGGATACTCCGGatagtataatatgattggtaaATGTATCTACCCCTTTGTGTAACCATTTTCATTTGTGGGATAATATTGATTTACTATCGTGCCAAATCTGGCTAGAACTTTGCTAATGACCGATTGAAGTCGTTCTATTCTATGTGGTTCGACCTCGGGAACTCCATCAATGACAATTACCGATTCCACTCCATCTGTCTCTGACGGTTTTTGTTTCAAGATATCACCGAGAAgttctgaaaataataagaaagCCTAagcacgtatgtttcatttccgCGAGAGTTTTTCGTTTCGAACAAGTATTACAGAGCAATAGTTAATAGAAAGTTTGTTTAATACAAGTACTCGTGGGTTTCTTTAGGTTAGGTATGCATGCCACATTTGCGACTACACGTAGCCATGCTTTCACTCATCATCGGATAGGTTTTGTTGACTATCATTGAAGAAAATTTATGCTTACCTTCGTCAGTAATATCATCGACAAATCCTTCGGGATCGCTGAAATTTGGTTCCTCATCGTCGTTAATAATATCGTCGTTATTTTTAACATTATCCTCATTTTGAGGCGTTTTATCCGCTAACGTTTTCTTCGCCATCTTGGAAACCTCTGAACTAGCGCATAATGAATCACGTGAAAATGGCAGCGAGTTTTCTGCATTCAGTGTAATCTTAACGAGGTCAAAGTAATCAATAATTCTTCTGTATTTTAACGCGTTACACGTTTATTGCACCTAATAATTGTGtttattgaaattttttaaTAGATTACACACACCCACGCACGATTAAGAAATGtagaataatataaaatattttacagatACTTGGACAGTCTAGAGATAACAGAAATTAAAAGTGTGCAATTCGTATAATTAAGAATAAGCAAGACCTTTATGAATTGAATTGATAAACGACTTACTAACAAAGTTTCTTACCATACAATTTATAAATCGATAACGTTTATGATAACAAGGGAACATACTTACTTTTCGCAGTACGCTGAAATCCTACGTTATTAGCAACAGTTCATAGATTTTAGCTCTTTTCGGTTGGATATTCCTGTATGTTTATGTTTCAAATACCGGTTAACTTGACCATTGATTGCCGTCAGTCGTACAACTTTTTATACAGACTTCTATTTGTAGTATTCCATTTATCTACGGTAGGAATTTCTGTACGCGCGTGGTCATTCGGAAATTATAATTGATTCGCTGTAATTTTTTTACTTCGAATCGAACATTTGCAGGTTCGTCAATGTAATATTAAGAATATCTATTGTTTTGCCAATAATGCGTTTAGAGAGTTGAAAAGGTTTTCTTCGCTCAATTGAAGTTTAAATACTTAATTTTACCGTTTtaggaggtaagagagagagagagagagagagagagagagagagaaagatatataagaaagctataagagagAGAGCGGGACAGATGATGGTGATcctactctagaacccgtggcgccatctctgtaaaaagtgctcaaactggtcgcacggcgttatcgacagcgaagtgaactactcaagaaccgCTGGCGCCATCTTTCCGGatagtactgaaactaatgacCGACCGGTTTCAGCGCCTCTCCAAGAGACGGCGCTAATTCTCGAGTGgttcacttcgctgttgataattatgtgcgaccagtttgagcgcatttcacagagatggcgccacgggttcgaaAGCAGAGTCTCCATC contains:
- the LOC143431859 gene encoding CDP-diacylglycerol--glycerol-3-phosphate 3-phosphatidyltransferase, mitochondrial-like isoform X2; this translates as MRIRTHVLLMFYTRKTLASSQTELKFSSSCVAKDIIPVTMTAEEKDLDLEIAHPEHHTLTWLHKSAPCFATNGSKIKIIYEPSTFYSTLVEKCKNAKKRITFASLYLGTGKLESNLVNAIDQALTASNGSVEVKILLDFMRGSRGKLNSRKMLEPLLNGKYSHCCQIFLYHTPKLRGLLKMIIPDRFNELVGLQHMKLYMVDNDIIISGANLSNDYFTNRQDRYFIIEDCKELCDFYDKLVEKVGEFSFVLRPDGTTVLHSSMKVHPFKEPTKFIEAAARSVKTLFQREIEERSDLKKIERNSDIDTWIYPLIQMGQLNIHHDSLVTLKLLRTAPPGATLKLATGYFNLTSEYSEAVLRHCRGTCHLLTAHPTANGFFSAKGVAGGIPAAYTKIEESFFKYCDNLGQQNRVTLWEFIRPGWTYHAKGLWYSLPDQEKPCLTLIGSPNFGYRSVKKDLETQIAIMTRNIQLQNELQKEYERLFSCAKRVTKKTFSEQDRIPPAWVCAIVVLFRYYF
- the LOC143431892 gene encoding eukaryotic translation initiation factor 3 subunit B-like, whose product is MAKKTLADKTPQNEDNVKNNDDIINDDEEPNFSDPEGFVDDITDEELLGDILKQKPSETDGVESVIVIDGVPEVEPHRIERLQSVISKVLARFGTIVNQYYPTNENGYTKGYIFLEYNNPLNALATAKSVNNYKIDKQHTFKVNLFTDFKKFEEIPDDWEPPKPQEFKAATDLHYYLLEPDAYDQFCVLSGNGPSVTVQVWQNSAPEPTLLEERARWTETYVKWSPLGTYLATFHKLGVALWGGPQFVQQARFSQKGVECIDFSPEERYLVTYTPRADLGSDQKRLVIWDILTGQEKREFYADGSSVWPIFRWSHDDKYLARMGEDVLSVYETPSFGLLDKKSIKIPGIRDFSWSPTDNILAYWVPEDKDVPARVTLLEIPNRNETRNKNLFNVADCKIYWQKSGDYLCVKVDRFAKRKEKTEQKYTGMSYNFEIFHMREKQIPVDSVEIKEPIHAFAWEPVGSKFAIIHGEIPSVNVSFYEVRYGHQPALLKKLEKKACNHLFWSPSGQFIVLAGLTTMAGALEFIDTNDFTIMNSTDHYQTSDVEWDPTGRYVVTAVSSWKTSVDNGYWIWTFQGRILKRVNLNQFNQLLWRPRPPTLLTAEQIKEIKKNLKKYSAQFESKDRMRLTRASKELIEKRCAAMKAFEEYRSKRIQEWNNQKKRRLELRNGIDTDELDSDSKNVEEEVIEFFVKEETFVIDEK
- the LOC143431859 gene encoding CDP-diacylglycerol--glycerol-3-phosphate 3-phosphatidyltransferase, mitochondrial-like isoform X1, which produces MLSFILKTAKRFYTRKTLASSQTELKFSSSCVAKDIIPVTMTAEEKDLDLEIAHPEHHTLTWLHKSAPCFATNGSKIKIIYEPSTFYSTLVEKCKNAKKRITFASLYLGTGKLESNLVNAIDQALTASNGSVEVKILLDFMRGSRGKLNSRKMLEPLLNGKYSHCCQIFLYHTPKLRGLLKMIIPDRFNELVGLQHMKLYMVDNDIIISGANLSNDYFTNRQDRYFIIEDCKELCDFYDKLVEKVGEFSFVLRPDGTTVLHSSMKVHPFKEPTKFIEAAARSVKTLFQREIEERSDLKKIERNSDIDTWIYPLIQMGQLNIHHDSLVTLKLLRTAPPGATLKLATGYFNLTSEYSEAVLRHCRGTCHLLTAHPTANGFFSAKGVAGGIPAAYTKIEESFFKYCDNLGQQNRVTLWEFIRPGWTYHAKGLWYSLPDQEKPCLTLIGSPNFGYRSVKKDLETQIAIMTRNIQLQNELQKEYERLFSCAKRVTKKTFSEQDRIPPAWVCAIVVLFRYYF
- the LOC143431859 gene encoding CDP-diacylglycerol--glycerol-3-phosphate 3-phosphatidyltransferase, mitochondrial-like isoform X3; the encoded protein is MFYTRKTLASSQTELKFSSSCVAKDIIPVTMTAEEKDLDLEIAHPEHHTLTWLHKSAPCFATNGSKIKIIYEPSTFYSTLVEKCKNAKKRITFASLYLGTGKLESNLVNAIDQALTASNGSVEVKILLDFMRGSRGKLNSRKMLEPLLNGKYSHCCQIFLYHTPKLRGLLKMIIPDRFNELVGLQHMKLYMVDNDIIISGANLSNDYFTNRQDRYFIIEDCKELCDFYDKLVEKVGEFSFVLRPDGTTVLHSSMKVHPFKEPTKFIEAAARSVKTLFQREIEERSDLKKIERNSDIDTWIYPLIQMGQLNIHHDSLVTLKLLRTAPPGATLKLATGYFNLTSEYSEAVLRHCRGTCHLLTAHPTANGFFSAKGVAGGIPAAYTKIEESFFKYCDNLGQQNRVTLWEFIRPGWTYHAKGLWYSLPDQEKPCLTLIGSPNFGYRSVKKDLETQIAIMTRNIQLQNELQKEYERLFSCAKRVTKKTFSEQDRIPPAWVCAIVVLFRYYF